A single region of the Fimbriimonadaceae bacterium genome encodes:
- a CDS encoding PEP-CTERM sorting domain-containing protein has product MNRLHKWFGMALLASVTALPAQANLVNNSGFETGDFSGWSTQAAAAGSNFAVINGLARSGTFGAMFWANQAQYDSIWQTLNTTQGETYTINFWVYNGGIENDSLQVVWEGNTILESTPIGAELESWTEFSINALATTNGSQLKFMLYDGNSVAGLDDINVTAAPVPEPASMAILGSGLLLLIRRRRAQ; this is encoded by the coding sequence ATGAATCGACTACATAAATGGTTTGGTATGGCTTTGCTTGCGAGCGTGACGGCGCTCCCCGCTCAAGCCAATCTCGTCAACAATAGCGGCTTTGAAACCGGCGACTTCTCCGGCTGGAGCACACAAGCCGCCGCCGCAGGATCGAATTTTGCCGTGATCAATGGATTAGCCCGCAGCGGCACGTTCGGCGCAATGTTCTGGGCCAATCAGGCTCAATACGATTCCATCTGGCAAACCCTCAATACGACGCAAGGGGAAACCTACACGATCAACTTCTGGGTCTACAACGGCGGAATTGAGAACGACAGCCTCCAGGTTGTCTGGGAAGGAAACACTATCCTCGAATCCACACCGATCGGCGCAGAGTTAGAGAGCTGGACCGAATTCAGCATCAATGCGCTCGCCACAACAAACGGCTCGCAGTTAAAGTTCATGCTATACGATGGCAACTCCGTTGCCGGTCTCGACGATATCAATGTGACAGCAGCCCCCGTGCCCGAACCTGCCAGCATGGCGATCCTCGGCAGTGGACTCTTGCTCTTGATTCGCCGCCGCCGCGCT
- a CDS encoding C1 family peptidase: protein MAATAPSPTATGQITLPQIADFQKAFEADPRNRAAMNAVCTTTVPKVALNRRKVTQNNMTFSVHLPENKITSQNGSGRCWMFAALNTLRVVAIKNMNLGDDFELSQNHTMFWDKFEKANYFLEAVLDTLDEPTDGRLIAHLFAAPIQDGGQWHMFINLVKKHGLVPKSVMPETESSSSTGQMNSQITLRLKEYGCRLREAHRAGKSMDELRAMKPAMLEQVYKMLCIHLGEPPTQFEWQWRDKDKAFHRDGILTPQEFYRKHIDVDLSDMICLIHCPQSSKQFDEVYTIKYLGNVVGGEDIKYLNVDLDVMKAAAIKQMQNGEPVWFGCDVGKYLDREGGWMDVEQFDYDLVYGSHSTLNKAERLDYGESLMTHAMVFTGVDLDDDGSPRKWRVENSWGEKGGDKGFYAMTDKWFDEFNYEVVVHQKYLPEEYVKMLDRPAVELEPWDPMGSLA, encoded by the coding sequence ATGGCAGCCACCGCCCCCTCCCCAACCGCCACCGGCCAAATCACCCTTCCCCAGATCGCCGACTTCCAAAAGGCCTTCGAAGCCGACCCCCGCAACCGCGCCGCCATGAACGCGGTCTGCACCACCACGGTCCCCAAGGTCGCGCTGAACCGCCGCAAGGTCACCCAGAACAACATGACCTTCAGCGTGCATCTGCCCGAGAACAAGATCACCAGCCAGAACGGGAGCGGGCGGTGCTGGATGTTTGCCGCGCTGAACACCCTGCGTGTGGTCGCCATCAAGAACATGAACTTGGGCGACGACTTCGAGCTCTCCCAAAACCACACCATGTTCTGGGACAAGTTTGAAAAGGCCAACTACTTTCTGGAGGCGGTGCTGGACACCCTGGACGAACCCACCGACGGACGCCTGATTGCCCACCTTTTCGCCGCTCCCATCCAAGATGGAGGCCAGTGGCACATGTTCATCAACTTGGTGAAGAAGCACGGCCTGGTGCCCAAAAGCGTGATGCCCGAGACCGAAAGCAGCTCCAGCACGGGGCAGATGAACTCTCAGATCACTCTGCGGCTAAAGGAGTACGGCTGCCGACTCCGCGAAGCCCACCGCGCCGGAAAGTCGATGGACGAGCTGAGAGCCATGAAGCCCGCCATGCTTGAGCAGGTCTACAAGATGCTCTGCATCCATCTGGGCGAGCCGCCCACTCAGTTCGAGTGGCAGTGGCGCGACAAGGACAAGGCGTTCCACCGCGACGGCATCCTCACCCCGCAAGAGTTCTATCGAAAGCACATCGACGTCGACCTGAGCGATATGATCTGCCTCATCCACTGCCCCCAGTCGAGCAAGCAGTTCGACGAGGTCTACACCATCAAGTATCTGGGCAACGTGGTGGGCGGAGAGGATATCAAGTACCTGAACGTCGATCTCGACGTGATGAAGGCAGCCGCCATTAAGCAGATGCAGAACGGTGAGCCGGTCTGGTTCGGTTGCGACGTGGGCAAGTACCTTGACCGCGAAGGCGGCTGGATGGACGTGGAGCAGTTCGACTATGACCTAGTCTACGGTTCGCACTCTACGCTGAATAAGGCCGAGCGGCTGGACTACGGCGAGTCGCTCATGACCCATGCGATGGTCTTTACCGGGGTCGATCTGGACGATGACGGCAGCCCCCGAAAGTGGCGCGTCGAAAACTCTTGGGGCGAAAAAGGCGGCGACAAAGGCTTTTACGCCATGACCGACAAATGGTTCGACGAGTTCAACTATGAGGTTGTGGTACACCAGAAGTACCTGCCCGAAGAGTACGTGAAGATGCTTGATCGGCCTGCGGTGGAACTGGAACCCTGGGATCCGATGGGGTCGTTGGCGTAG
- a CDS encoding prepilin-type N-terminal cleavage/methylation domain-containing protein: MRRKPSAFSLVELLIAIAIVAVIAAILLVVFMRVKESGKRTQCLSNLHQLGLSISMYQTDWDGQNPKDQLLTRTPRKQYVYEALKPYFKTRDILHCPDQLKVKGFDLGYVYRSGPRQLGDEYKTRLGLDPMSVVFYCQDHLQRSLKEGRVEYVDFEKDANGKYIGIYQVVRNDTSTKAFDAKLVEEWVTDGKDWWLWSQVPAGVNYGSVIDRFPGEPWPPEFE, translated from the coding sequence ATGAGGCGAAAGCCAAGTGCATTTTCCTTGGTCGAACTTCTCATTGCCATCGCGATCGTCGCCGTTATCGCCGCCATCCTCTTGGTCGTGTTTATGCGCGTGAAGGAGAGCGGAAAGCGAACCCAGTGCCTGTCTAACCTGCACCAGCTGGGATTGTCCATTTCCATGTATCAGACCGACTGGGACGGGCAAAACCCCAAGGATCAACTGCTTACAAGAACGCCCCGCAAGCAGTATGTATACGAAGCCCTGAAACCATACTTCAAGACCCGGGATATCTTGCACTGCCCAGATCAGCTCAAAGTCAAGGGTTTTGACCTTGGCTATGTCTATCGGAGCGGTCCACGCCAACTCGGCGACGAGTACAAAACTCGCCTTGGACTCGACCCCATGTCCGTCGTGTTCTATTGCCAAGATCACCTCCAGCGAAGCCTAAAGGAAGGCCGTGTGGAGTACGTCGATTTTGAAAAGGATGCCAACGGAAAGTACATCGGTATCTACCAGGTGGTGCGGAATGACACCTCGACAAAGGCATTCGACGCCAAGCTGGTGGAGGAATGGGTTACCGATGGCAAAGACTGGTGGCTATGGTCGCAGGTTCCGGCGGGCGTGAACTACGGCTCGGTGATCGACCGATTTCCTGGCGAGCCTTGGCCCCCAGAGTTTGAGTGA
- a CDS encoding sigma-70 family RNA polymerase sigma factor: protein MDFERLASRHKDAVYRQLFRMCGNHEDAEDVLVESLARAYRFQDQLQDERAFQGWLAQIGRRTCGRLKKRESLRPFFSMALLEEEGFQPVSDVATPEEVAMEGEMRDCIHRALDGLPDLYREAYQLRDIEELTAEEASRRLGITIAALKSRLHRARAMVRERIDCELEVG, encoded by the coding sequence GTGGACTTTGAACGTCTGGCATCGCGGCATAAGGACGCTGTTTACCGACAGCTTTTTCGCATGTGTGGGAATCACGAGGATGCGGAAGATGTGCTGGTGGAGTCGCTGGCGAGGGCTTACCGGTTTCAGGACCAGTTGCAGGATGAACGGGCCTTTCAGGGGTGGCTGGCGCAGATCGGCAGGCGGACATGCGGCCGGTTGAAAAAGCGGGAATCTTTGCGTCCGTTCTTTAGCATGGCGCTGCTTGAAGAGGAGGGGTTTCAGCCGGTTTCCGATGTTGCCACGCCGGAGGAGGTTGCGATGGAGGGCGAGATGAGGGACTGCATTCATCGGGCCTTGGACGGCCTTCCCGACCTCTATCGCGAGGCGTACCAATTGCGGGATATTGAGGAGTTGACGGCAGAGGAGGCGTCTCGTCGGTTAGGGATCACAATTGCGGCGCTGAAGTCGCGACTGCACCGGGCGAGGGCGATGGTGCGCGAGCGCATCGATTGTGAGTTGGAGGTCGGATAG
- a CDS encoding sulfite exporter TauE/SafE family protein, with translation MVELTATMIILGYIASLLIGLSLGLMGAGGSILTVPVLVYLFGLSPTQATGDSLFIVGLTAALGSIMYFRTGEIDFRVALVFGGPSLVSVYLTRALVVPALPVQMGSISRDSFLMGFFALLMLGSAYAFLRPRGFAERSEPTNMNPIAMGLRGMAVGLITGLVGAGGGFLIIPALVLMAGLPMKRAVGTSLLIIAVNSAVGLAGQATAGQSLDWSVLLPVAAIAFVGMWIGSTVAKRVDGRALRPVFGVMVLLLGVFTLGKEIFFASPPLPAKTVRTTPQ, from the coding sequence ATGGTAGAGCTGACGGCGACCATGATTATTCTTGGCTATATTGCTTCTCTTTTGATCGGCCTAAGTCTTGGCCTGATGGGGGCTGGTGGGTCCATTCTGACTGTGCCGGTGCTGGTCTATCTCTTTGGGCTTTCGCCCACTCAGGCGACGGGTGATTCTCTGTTTATCGTTGGGTTGACGGCGGCGCTCGGATCGATCATGTACTTTCGGACTGGCGAGATCGATTTTCGTGTGGCGTTAGTTTTTGGCGGGCCGTCGCTGGTGAGTGTTTACTTGACCCGCGCTCTTGTTGTTCCGGCGCTTCCTGTACAGATGGGCTCTATTTCGAGGGACTCCTTCTTGATGGGTTTCTTTGCGCTGCTCATGTTGGGGTCGGCCTATGCTTTTTTACGGCCTCGAGGTTTTGCGGAGCGTTCGGAGCCGACGAATATGAATCCGATCGCGATGGGCTTGCGAGGTATGGCAGTTGGGCTGATCACAGGGCTTGTTGGGGCGGGGGGCGGCTTTCTAATCATCCCGGCATTGGTCTTGATGGCGGGCCTGCCGATGAAGCGAGCGGTGGGGACAAGCTTGCTGATTATCGCGGTGAACTCGGCGGTCGGGTTGGCTGGGCAAGCTACCGCGGGCCAGTCGCTGGACTGGTCGGTTCTTCTGCCGGTAGCGGCGATTGCCTTTGTGGGGATGTGGATTGGCTCAACGGTTGCAAAGCGGGTGGATGGGCGAGCGCTGCGGCCTGTTTTTGGTGTAATGGTGCTGTTGTTGGGGGTGTTTACGTTGGGCAAGGAGATTTTCTTTGCGAGCCCTCCGTTGCCAGCTAAGACCGTGCGGACCACTCCGCAGTGA
- a CDS encoding menaquinone biosynthesis protein — protein MYTVGCVPYLNAKPLVWAFKHAGESSPVKVLFDVPSKLPKMLDDGTASAILVSSIEALRMPGARITDGVSISSYADVMSVRIFSKVEPQEIKSLALDQSSMTSNALAQIVLAENYDVHPEVEPMPPSLPEMLKKHDAGLLIGDNGMRQPTGEYHIIDLGAEWRALTGLPFVWAVWLGRGGMTGALSGHLFAAMQEGLVRMSEIVPEAAEETSFPLEIAEHYLTNVMDFELGDDHLSGLEAFRQLLMKHKILKASQLPEVITAEWSARS, from the coding sequence ATGTACACCGTCGGATGTGTGCCTTATCTCAACGCCAAACCCCTGGTTTGGGCGTTCAAACACGCAGGCGAAAGCTCACCCGTCAAAGTCCTCTTTGACGTCCCCTCAAAGCTCCCCAAGATGCTCGACGACGGCACCGCATCCGCCATCCTCGTTTCTTCCATCGAAGCTCTGCGCATGCCAGGAGCCCGCATCACCGACGGCGTTTCCATCAGCAGCTATGCAGACGTCATGTCGGTTCGCATCTTTAGCAAAGTCGAGCCCCAAGAGATCAAAAGCCTTGCTCTCGACCAAAGCTCCATGACCAGCAATGCCCTCGCCCAGATCGTGCTCGCCGAGAATTACGACGTCCACCCAGAAGTCGAGCCGATGCCCCCCAGCCTCCCCGAAATGCTGAAAAAGCACGACGCGGGTCTTCTCATCGGCGACAACGGCATGCGCCAGCCCACCGGCGAATACCACATCATCGACCTCGGTGCAGAGTGGCGCGCCCTCACCGGCCTGCCGTTCGTTTGGGCGGTGTGGCTGGGGCGCGGAGGAATGACTGGCGCCCTCAGCGGGCACCTTTTTGCCGCTATGCAAGAGGGGCTTGTGCGCATGTCGGAGATCGTCCCCGAAGCCGCCGAAGAAACCAGTTTCCCACTCGAGATCGCAGAGCACTACCTCACAAACGTGATGGACTTTGAACTCGGCGACGACCATCTTTCCGGCCTCGAAGCCTTCCGCCAACTCCTCATGAAGCACAAAATTCTTAAAGCTTCGCAGTTGCCCGAAGTCATCACTGCGGAGTGGTCCGCACGGTCTTAG